One stretch of Actinomycetota bacterium DNA includes these proteins:
- a CDS encoding type VI secretion protein — protein AEHGPVLAFDPQQLAADVPRLRWSPTRGCADPLVAINRARALAAGAQLTKGTTSDGEFWTQMAAAVLRGYLHAAALTDRPMNDVLAWASRPQDPTPIRILKQDSGAAPGWAEELAAQAGADPRQRDSVWAGVRR, from the coding sequence GCCGAGCATGGCCCGGTCCTGGCCTTCGACCCGCAACAGCTCGCCGCAGATGTCCCGCGGCTGCGCTGGTCGCCGACCCGCGGCTGCGCCGACCCCCTCGTCGCGATCAACCGCGCGCGTGCTCTGGCCGCCGGAGCGCAGCTCACCAAGGGGACCACCAGCGACGGGGAGTTCTGGACCCAGATGGCCGCCGCCGTCTTGCGCGGCTACCTGCACGCTGCAGCCCTCACGGACCGTCCGATGAACGATGTCCTTGCCTGGGCCTCCCGACCCCAAGACCCCACCCCCATCCGGATCCTCAAACAAGACAGCGGCGCCGCGCCCGGTTGGGCCGAGGAACTCGCCGCCCAAGCCGGCGCCGACCCCCGCCAACGCGACAGCGTCTGGGCAGGAGTCCGCCGGTAA